The sequence below is a genomic window from Denitratisoma sp. DHT3.
ATGCCCGGCGCCTGCTCGACCACTACGGCATCCGGACGCCGACCCTCGCCGTGCATGAGCACAACGAACGGGAGGCGGGCGAAAAACTGGTCGCCCGGCTGCGCCAGGGCCAGAGTGTGGCGCTGATTTCCGACGCCGGCACGCCGGCCGTCTCCGACCCCGGCGCCCGGGTCGTGGCGGCGGTGCAGGCGGCGGGGTTTCCAGTCGTCCCGCTGCCCGGCGCCAACGCTGCCATCGCGGCCCTGTCCGCCTCCGGCCTCGCCGATGAACATTTCCTGTTCGTCGGCTTCCTGCCGCCCAAGCCCGGCCCGCGGCGCACCCAGATCGCCGCCTTGGCCGCCGTTCCCGCCGCCCTGGTGTTCTACGAGGCGCCGCACCGGGTGGAGGAGACCGTCGCCGACCTGGTCGCGCTGCTGGAGCCGGGACGGGAACTGGTGGTGGCACGGGAACTGACCAAGCTCTTCGAACAGATCGTACGCCTGCCCCTGGCCGAGGCGCCGGCCTGGTTCGCCGCCGACGACAACCGTCGCCGCGGCGAATTCGTGCTGATCGTTTCCGCCCCGCCGCCGCGCACAGGACTGGACGACGAAGCCGAGCGCGTACTGAAGCTGCTGCTGGCGGAACTGCCGGTGAAGCAGGCGGCCAAGCTGGCGGCGGCGATCACCGGCCAGGGCAGGAACGCGCTGTACCAGCGGGCGCTGGAACTCAAAGACCTATAATCGGACACCATGAAAACCCTCACGATCACCCGCCCCGACGACTGGCATCTGCACTTGCGCGACGGCGACGCCCTCCAGGCCGTCCTGCCCGACACCGCCAGGCGCTTCGCCCGCGCCATCATCATGCCCAACCTGAGGCCGCCGGTGACCACCGTGGCCCAGGCCGGCGCCTACCGGGAGCGCATCCTGGCCGCGCTGCCCGCCGGCCTAGTCTTCGAGCCGCTGATGACGCTGTATCTGACCGACAATACGCCGCCAGCCGAGATCGATGCCGCCCGCGCCAGCGGCATCGTCCATGCCGTGAAGCTCTATCCGGCCGGGGCCACCACCAACTCCGACGCCGGCGTGACCGACCTGGCCAGGTGCCGCGCCGCCCTCGCCCGCATGGAAGCGCTGGGCATGCCGCTGCTGGTGCATGGCGAGGCGACCGACCCGGCGGTGGACGTCTTCGACCGCGAGGCGGTGTTCATCGACACCGTGCTCTCGCCGCTGCTGCGGGACTTCCCCGCCCTCAAGGTGGTGCTGGAGCACGTCACCACCCGCGAAGGCGTCCAGTTCGTCGCCGCGGCGGGGCGCAACGTGGCGGCGACGATCACCGCCCACCACCTGCTGCTCAACCGCAATGCGCTCTTCGCCGGCGGCATCCGCCCCCACCATTACTGCCTGCCGGTGCTGAAACGGGAGGCCCACCGCCAGGCGCTGGTGGCGGCCGCGGCCTCGGGCAATCCGAAATTCTTCCTCGGCACCGATTCGGCGCCCCACGCCAGAAGCACCAAGGAAACATCCTGCGGTTGCGCCGGCTGCTACACCGCCCATGCCGGCATCGAGCTCTATGCCGAGGCTTTCGAGGCGGCGGGCACCCTGGACAAGCTGGAAGCCTTCGCCAGCTTCCATGGCCCCGACTTCTACGGCCTGCCGCGCAACCGCGAACGCATCACCCTCGTCGCGGAACCCTGGCCAGTGGCGGCGAGCCAGCCGATGCTGACGAATGACCCCCTGGTGCCGCTGCGGGCGGGGGAGACCGTGGCCTGGAAACTGGTGGACGAAAAATGAAATCACCGACCCGCCTCGTCTTCTCCTGTCTGCTGGCGCTGCTCCTGACCGGCTGCGACGCCGACTCGGCCTCCTACCTGATCGACGGCAATCGCGACCATTCCCTGTCCGTGCTGCGTGACAAGCCCTGGCCCTGGAGCGACTGGGAGGTGTCCCTGGTGGTGACGCGGCTGCCCGAGTGCATGCGCCGCCATCGCCTGAAGAATGCGCCGGCCGACGGCAACTTCAAGCTGGAGCTGTATGAATCCCTCGAAGGCGGCTTCATCCTGCACCAGGGCAAGCGCTGGTACGTCACGGAGACCGGCAAGTGTGCGTTCCAGGCATTCAAGGAGCCGCCGCCGGAGCCGGGTCTGCCGCTCGGCACTTTCGACGAAAAGGACGGCAGCCTGAAATTCAGGGCCGCCGTGAACAAGCCGGGGGCCTGAACGCCCAAACCGCATCCGCTGCGTGCGCACGCAGCGTCCGTCCCCGTTTTTCCGCGGAGCTTTCCATGCAGTTGACCCCGGCCCAGCAGGCCTATCACGAACTCGCCCTGTCCCTTTGCGAAACCCTGACGCATCTGCGCCGGCTGAATGCCGACGCCGAGGCGGTCCAGGCGCTGACCGCCGCCATCGCCAGGCTGAACCAGGACATGGCGCGGCAGCGCGGCGACCGGCCCATGCTGCCGGCCTATCAGCCGCGCGACCTGAGCGGCGGCATCGAATGGCTGATGCCCTACAGCCCGGTCAGCGGCCCCTGCA
It includes:
- the rsmI gene encoding 16S rRNA (cytidine(1402)-2'-O)-methyltransferase, with amino-acid sequence MATPLGNLGDITLRAVDILKQADLIACEDTRHARRLLDHYGIRTPTLAVHEHNEREAGEKLVARLRQGQSVALISDAGTPAVSDPGARVVAAVQAAGFPVVPLPGANAAIAALSASGLADEHFLFVGFLPPKPGPRRTQIAALAAVPAALVFYEAPHRVEETVADLVALLEPGRELVVARELTKLFEQIVRLPLAEAPAWFAADDNRRRGEFVLIVSAPPPRTGLDDEAERVLKLLLAELPVKQAAKLAAAITGQGRNALYQRALELKDL
- the pyrC gene encoding dihydroorotase — translated: MKTLTITRPDDWHLHLRDGDALQAVLPDTARRFARAIIMPNLRPPVTTVAQAGAYRERILAALPAGLVFEPLMTLYLTDNTPPAEIDAARASGIVHAVKLYPAGATTNSDAGVTDLARCRAALARMEALGMPLLVHGEATDPAVDVFDREAVFIDTVLSPLLRDFPALKVVLEHVTTREGVQFVAAAGRNVAATITAHHLLLNRNALFAGGIRPHHYCLPVLKREAHRQALVAAAASGNPKFFLGTDSAPHARSTKETSCGCAGCYTAHAGIELYAEAFEAAGTLDKLEAFASFHGPDFYGLPRNRERITLVAEPWPVAASQPMLTNDPLVPLRAGETVAWKLVDEK